The following DNA comes from Hevea brasiliensis isolate MT/VB/25A 57/8 unplaced genomic scaffold, ASM3005281v1 Scaf125, whole genome shotgun sequence.
TGTGAGTGTGATGTGATTTTATTAAGATGAAAAGAGACTTCAAAAGATTGCAACTTTGTCTTCTTGTAGAAAGTTGTTCATAAAATGGagaaatttggaaatctgaatatagATAATTGTTATATGTTACTTTGGTTAGTGTCGTGTCCCAGAGAACAAATGATTGACATTCGAGCTCAGTAGGAAAGGTTAAAGAGAGATGAGCTCTCCTCAATTTTCACTTGAAGCCCGACAACCCAAAACTCTCTAAACCatccattaatatgaaattattcTTGAAATTACATCACTAGTTTCAGAACTAAGTTCATCTATTACTCGGTCCAAATTTTTTAGTTGTCCATGGCACAAGTAGGCAACTCCTCCAAATAATCAAGTCATAGAATAGAAATACAGCTAAATATTGAATTAGTATTTGAACAATACAAATATAATAAATTGATTATCATATGATTGAATGTGATTCGTGCATGCTGCATGATggataaaatattttattgacaTTGCAAAGAGATTACTCATGATAGTTATAACTAGTAATAATCATGGTCATTGTAATTAAGGATTACCTGACATGCTTACAAAGGGTGAACTTGAAATCCAAAGGCATTACTATATCTTTTTCTTACCACTTTAAACCTGTCATAAATATTTAAACTAGTTATCTTGAGCAGCCTATTTAAGCACATTTTTATTCCCTTGCTGTCATAATATAGTTGAGTATTACTTCTATTACCCTTGGTCTAGCATATTCAATTTGCCGCTTCACAAACTTCACCTCTGTATAATGAACTGATTCAGCATCTGCAGATATTTGTTTCATGTAGAACTTGCCATAATTTCCCAGTTACGTTGGTCACCTTCTGTATTGTATACTTATTTACATGAGAAAAAGAGGTTGTGATCTTTATCTCATCATTGGAGACTAACATTACTCCCTACTAATTGATTTTAGGCAGGAATTCTTGGAAACATGCAGAATTTATATGAGACTGTGAAGAAGGCGCAGATGGTTGTCCAAGTTGAAGCAGTTAGGGTTCAAAAAGAACTTGCTGCGTATGGTTCCTACAGTGTTTCTAGTCTTTATACGAATTAGTTTTGTTGCTTGTATGAATTTCTTAGTCGGGTCCATCTTGTTTTCTGTCTTTCAGAGCAGAGTTTGATGGTTACTGTGAAGGTGAGCTTATTAAGGTATGCTATTTTCTATGTGTGTGTTTGTGAGAGTGGTGGAGAGGATACACAAGGATGTTCATAGATAGGAATATGCATTCATGGGCATGAGTTTGTTTTGTCTGGTCCAAATGGACCTCAAGAGACTGAAGTTGGTTAAAGTTGTGTCAGAATATGCTTTTAGCTTTAGATTGGCTTAGCTTTAAAGTTTAAACTGAGCTGGACTGAAAAGCGAAAAGAAATTTTGGCTTATTATTTCACTTATGGTGGATTGAACTATGAAGGAACTTAAGGCACTAACTGATTCTGTGTATCAGTCATTATGGAACAGGGGTGAAACTGGATTGTTATTATGTGATCATTATGGAACAAAGGTGGAAATCATgcaaatggatttttttttcttttgtaatgGGGAATCTCAGTTATAAGTTCCTATGTGATGCTAAATTTGTCATTAGAAAAGGATATGAAACAATTCTTAACAAAAAGAATGACGTAAAAACAGAAGCTAGTGAAAGTGTGAAACAGTAGAATATGGAATATCTGCAGTCTTGTGGAGGTCTTTTCATGTTAATGTtttcaaaatatttaaatcatattttgaaAGAAGTAATGCTATATGGTAATTGACACTGCAAACACTAATTGCATCTTTTCATTGGATTTGACCAAAGTTTGAACTTTGATGTTACTTTTCAGGTAACTCTATCTGGAAACCAACAGCCTGTACGTACTGAGATCACTGAGGCTGCAATGGAATTAGGTCCAGAAGTGAGTATGCATGGTTTACCGGATATTTTCCTTGAAAGTTATTTGGTTATATTTTGTGAGATATTGTCAAATAatgatttcataaaaaaaatccaGTATTTTAGTATGTTCTTTTTGTCCTACTCACTTGGTATGCACTTCAACCACGTATTGTTTAAATTTCCCATGAATTGTTTAAGAGAGGAATAAATAATGTGGTCCTATATGCATGTTTTTAAATCAAAGTTAGAGCAATACATAGTTTCTGTCTGGCCTTAAAAGCAAGGAACATTTGTTGTAAGATATGTGCTTATCCAATTATCatgtttaaattaattttcagcGGACTACTTAAATGTTTAAACTTGCATAACATGCAAGATATCATTGATGTGTATAAGTTGCATGTTTCTAGAACAAGAATATGTAAATTCTTCTATAGCCAAACAGTGGTTAGACTTGATAGAAACTTTGAAGCAACATTCTCAAATTCTTAAACTTTTAGGCATGAGCATGGTTTTTGCTGCCAGGCCTTCTGTTCTCCTTAAATTACAGTTGCAAGCCATAAAAACTTCTTGTCAGAAAAAAAGAACATGAAAGGACAGTTTTAAACAGTCCTGTTGGTTCTGCTTTAGTGAGACAAATTCATGGATGGACTGATGATTTGTAACCAGAATTGGGAAGCTATGCTATTGGCCTTATATTTTGAGTGGTGTTTGTTTTTTCCAATTTTGCATACGCACAAACCAAGAGCATTCTCTTCTTATATGCAGAAGCTTTCACTTTTAGTTAATGAGGCATACAAGGACGCACACCAAAAAAGTGTCCAGGTAGAATCTGCCTTTTTCCAATCATCAAAAACTCCTTTTGTTCATTTGTTATTGGACTAAAATACCCGTTGTTGTTTTTTAGGCCATGAAAGAAAGGATGAGTGATCTTGCCCAAAGCTTAGGAATGCCGCCAGGGGTGGGTGAGGGATTAAAGTAAGGTGTATTTCTCTTGTACTGATCTCTAAGTGAGCTTAAATTTTGCAATTGAGCCAGTTACAAGTGCTCATTGTAGTGTGACATGAAATTTACTGTCTTGCTTATCTCAGTGATTGTTTAGATTTAATGAGTGAAAATATTTGGAACTTGTTATCTTTGTTATTATTTCTATAAGAAAACTGGTTGCTAAACTGATATTCTAAAATGTTACCACAATCGCAAAGGTGATAAATGAAGTAAATTTGTGTAGCTCAATTGTCGTCGACAGTTATAATTTCCAAGAGTTATCAGTTAGGAAGTCAGAGAATTGTTCTTTGTCGCAATGGAGTATGAACTATCAAATGCAAAATGGTTACCGAGAATGGTATCCCTGGAGAAGCGGAGATAGAAAGATGTTTTCCATTTTGTTTCTCTGGAATACCTCAGACCTCTATTGTTCTTGCATTAGAGATTCTACAGAATACAGATGGTATGAAACATCAATTATCTGGTTTTCTTGTCTTTAATGAAttagaataagaaaaaaaaaaaaaacaaattgtcTTAGAAATATGAATTATACTTTGAATGAATTGCTTAACCCATCATTTTTATGGTGGGGCATGGGTTTATGGATTGCTCCAGAAACCTTGTTAAAGCAAAAATCAATTTACTCTCAAATCTTTTTGTTGTTTCATGTTTGTTTCTGAATAGTGAATAATATGCCAATGTTATGATTTTGGCAATTCTTTCCCTGCCAAGAATGATCTGAAAAGAATGAAAGCTCTCTTTGGTTGAAATAATGGTACTTCATGGCCGGCTCCTCTCACTGTTGCGAAGGTTAGCCCATTGTAAACTTCTGACCATCCTCCAACCTATATGTTAAGGATAAATTAaagatttatgtgtatatataataTGAAAACCTCCATATTAAatgattatttaaaataattatatatctagATAGATATACATACCTGGTTGTCTAAGTACCAAGGATACCACCGAGTTGTGACGGTGAGATTGAGGTGGTTCAGGGAAAACCTAGTGGCAGTCACAGGAACCACCGAGTCTGTGTCACCACTGCATGGAGAAGCAATATAATTACACTTTTCCTATTATTATGGACGAGTAATTCACTTCAACATATGTGGTCTCTTTGGTTTAAAATGATTTTTTCCCCTGTTTATTAATTTGCATTTTCTATTatattggtttataaattttttttgtcAAGTGCAGTATTTTTTTGGAGGGTTATTAGCATATAAAATACAGAAATTTATTATTTGCACTATTCATTTGGGTCATTTCAATTCTTTAATGCATCTTCTATTCCAGCAACCAACAAAGTTGAAAACACAGTAAGAAAATGATTCCGATCTGTGGTCAAACGGCCAGGCCACAGGCAACATAGATGGTCAAACACTCCATCTACCTTTAAATTACAATGGCAGAACAATGTTAGAAATTACAAtgaaaaagaaggaagaagaaaccaACTCATGCTCATTTATTTGATAGGACATGTTCACAGAATTCCCTGTAAAATAGACGACTTATATCCTGGTCTGCTCCTGCAGGTCTGTTCAATACAGGGTACTGGGTGTTTAATTACCTAATAATTAAGATATTGATTCACTAGTTGATTATGATGttaatttagaaattatattataaaacgaaattttaaagtaaattattaaaatcttttattttttttttatattttagtttgtctttcaaattttagaaatatatttttatattttagttGAGTTTACCCCACCTAGTCCTAATTTTTGTTTCCTTGAAACAATTATGTTTGTTTCTTTTGGCTGATTATTAGTAACATGATTAATAAATGATAAGTTATATTATTTTCAGCATCAATTTATTGATGTTATTATTGAATGGCAATATTGGTACTATATAGAACATATTTGCTTAGAAATTACCTGAAAACCCAGATTCTTAGACCAGCTGCCATTAGCTCCTTGTATATAGGTAGCATAGATGATTCAGAATCCTTCCAGTTCTTGATCAGCACATCACTGGCCAGTGAAAAGATTTTCTTCTTTCTTATCATAGcatcaaatattaatatatatacaaagaaataTGTATACAAAGAATACCTGCAAGCAGTCCATTTGTAAGGAATTCCTGTAACATTTGCGTGCATTGCCTTCTGCACATCAGGTCTGTTATAGTATTTCTCTGCATAATGCTCAGTGCAAGGATCATAACCAGAAACCCTTCGTCGCAAAAGGGTATTTTTCAGTCTTAAAAACCTTACATTAGTAACATTTTGCAGCTGTATACAAGCTGGTGTATAAATGCTGTACTGATCAATATAgccaaattcatggtttatggcATAATTCACAGAATCATCACATTCTTTTGATGTTTTATTGTCATCTTTGAAGTTGCAGTTGTTAAGAATTGATCGATATGTTGTGTCTGATATCATTGAATGGCTCCACCAGAATGTAACAGTTCCAATACCATCGTGGTAGTTATCTGTCACAGCATTTCCCACCTGCATTTATGAATGATTTTTGcttgaaatttcaatttttttagtcCATTTGGAAATTTGCAATTGGTGTGCAATATATATACTCACAATGAATCCTTTGAGATTGATAATGGGATGTGAATCCTCTTTATAATAATCATGGATTTTCTTTGCCAGTTGAGGAACATAATGACCTAAGCACAGGAATAAGATTAGATATTAATATATGTATCATCTAGGGGAAAAAGGAAGAGagggtgattttttttttttttttttttttaaatttgggtTTCTATCGAGCTTGAATTCGAAACTTCGCAATCTCATGAGACTGAGCTTTTAATATAGTTGGGTATATGTACCTGCATAACTTTCTCCAGCAATGAAGAAATCTCTATATTTGTAGTGAGGAAATCTTGAAAACCATCTGATGAGAAAAACTAGAGCATCCTCAGCTGTTTCACAAAAATAATAACTTAACAGTAAAGCATAGTTAAtttcaaaaacaaaaaaaaaagtgacGCATAGCGAAATAAATTTGGTTGGGAGAGAGGAATTGTTAGACGAAGTATCATCAGGTACCTGTTCTTTTATCACCAGAATCAATCAGATCAGAGCTTGTATTTGTGTATGAGAATCCCACACCAGCAGGTGACTCCAAGAAGAGAACATTTGCTTCTGCAATCATATATAAAGATTTTAAGGGTtataatttggaaaaaaaaaaaacatcaaaTAAGTCATTGTACTTTTAGTCAAGGTCAAATAAACTCAAAATCAAATATATTTTCTAATTAACGTCGAATAAATCTGCatctaaaaaatattatttttttattttttaaataataaaatattaaaaataataatttaatatttaacaaTTTTTGCTCaacattttttcaattttttttaatttattttaattaaactaaattaatattaaaatttagaaaaaaatattttattattacaaaaaataatattttattaagtgaGCTTATTTAGCTTATTAAAAAGTACAAAGGTTTATTTATTTGACATTTTTCATTATAATTTCAacttttaaagaaaatgatataTAAAAGAGAATTATAACCAAGGATTTATAttcatataattattatttttttaaactaaaatatttataatgaaaaaaaaaaaaaactcattgcATAATTTGTAATAATTATTACCTGTGTTCCATGAATACTTATTCAAATAAAGAGATGAACCAGTTCTGTCAATCCGAAATGGTCCAATTTCCTCTGAAGCTCCATATGCCACTGAGGAACAACCTGGTCCTGCAAAATTAAATGTGATAAATTATGTCAGGCCACCGTGACTTTTTctgcatttattattattattattattattattattattattattattattattattattatatttcacGTATATGTCAATTAATCAATTATTAGCCTAACACACTTGGTGTAATTGTGCTTGAACAGGTGAAAGTTGGTCAATTCTTATTATTAATATACAAATGTATTTCTTGCCATGCATTTATTTATCATACCTAATAAGGGAAAAAATACATTAACATAAATtcgaatttatataaaaaataaatttttttttataaattagaatttatataaaaaataaaatttttttttataaattttgatataaatatttaaaataataaaattttaattaattataaaatttatttttatataaaatcaaCTTATAATAATTACactcaaaataatttttaataatttaaataattttttaatagtatAAATTGAccttctttaaaattcatttaatacACTTATTAATTAGTGaaaaattgtattaaataaattctaataaatttaaatttatactcATTAAAAAAACTGATTTAAAATCTTTCTCATTAATAATTAATACCTACTTTTAATCACTACAGCAAAATCAAATGTGTTTTCAATGTGGAGCTTGGATGTTACATTGTAGGTACAAAACCAGCTAGACTCCAATGACAAAATGTGTGGACTCAGTGCTAGTGCTAGTAGCACCAGTAATatagaaataaattttttttttgcttaGACTATGAATGGTGAGAGACttgattattaaatatataaattttatatatttatatattaatttatgatGTATAAAATTTGTTGTAGGTATAATATCTAACAAGAAACTGGGAttagaaagaaataaataaaaaaaggctTAAAGTTTAATTACACCCCTATACTTATTAGGAAAGTTTAACTTAATTATCATTAACATTTTATCTAATTTAGTCAgaagttttaatttaaacttaatttagctcaaaaatcaaaaaaattaagaaattgaggatattgattttgaatttaaatcaagaaatccaaaaatttaatatcaaaattaagaaattaaactttttaaatcaaaaaattaagaaatttagttcataaattttaattttagtgctgaattgagtttaaattaaaatttttgaattgatttagataaaaaaaattgaaaatggattaaattgaatttttctaataaatataggtgctaaattaaatattttgccAAAAAAATGGTCCACTTCTTCCGGCTCCACTACTTGATGCTTCGCTTGCTCATCTTGTGTCTCAAGGTGAAGAAGTGGGGGCATGACATATGTAGTGGAGCAGATTGCAGTAGCAGCAGCCAAATCAAAAAGTCATGAATATTACTACAGTAATTTGTTCAAATAGCCTATTAAActgaaaatttctcaatttctgtAGAAACCCATTAAAGATTAAATACAATTGATCATGATTATATGACACTAATTACAATTATTTGTTGGTTTAGTTGCTTCATCATATATGTGACAATAGAAACCAGCCAAAATAACCTGACCATCTCTgaccacaatatatatatatatatatatatatatatatatatatatatatatacacattccattcttttcacaaaaaCATTAATGATGTCTCTGAAAAAAATCAGCAATGCAATGCAAACACTTAcccaaaatttattatttttttctttttatatgtcAGCTtccattaattataaaatatattcacataattaattatatattaaactaaagattaaaaaattattaagtttTCCTCCATTTATGAGTCATCATGATCATGACCGTTTTCTTCTGAATCTGAATGCGCGTGCTTCAAAGAAAAGAAGAGATGCATAAGTCTGTTTcttgaaccttttttttttttgagtcaaCAAAAGGAAGCAAGAAAATGGTAgaggcagagagagagagagagagaaagcaagAAAATGATAGAGGCAGTGAGAGAATTAGCGAAATTGGAGACAGCTTTATACAGCAAAAGTTTGTTCACTTTATGGTGGCATTTTGGTGTTTTCTTTGCCTGCAAAACTGAGATATTGCACGtagaaacaaaagaaaataaagtgtTGTTATCTTCTTTAAGGTATTAGGGTTGTTCTAGAGAGAGAATAAACATCAGTTTTGGAAGGAATAAAACCCTAAAAAGATTGAGACAGGGAGAGATCACAAGGACCCC
Coding sequences within:
- the LOC110663292 gene encoding nucleoid-associated protein At2g24020, chloroplastic, giving the protein MASTSAVAGRVPNLNGLSDWKKPNLSSFTLGNLSLNANPVGKPRKSLSGNWKSRHSSRSLSVHGLFGGKKDHNEKSDDAPSKAGILGNMQNLYETVKKAQMVVQVEAVRVQKELAAAEFDGYCEGELIKVTLSGNQQPVRTEITEAAMELGPEKLSLLVNEAYKDAHQKSVQAMKERMSDLAQSLGMPPGVGEGLK
- the LOC131176476 gene encoding serine carboxypeptidase 24-like isoform X1; this translates as MAVQRKTRLFFLSSLFLSLSSICSPICAFTKEQELDRISALPGQPKVTFSQFSGYITVNEEHGRALFYWFIEATSIPYKKPLVLWLNGGPGCSSVAYGASEEIGPFRIDRTGSSLYLNKYSWNTEANVLFLESPAGVGFSYTNTSSDLIDSGDKRTAEDALVFLIRWFSRFPHYKYRDFFIAGESYAGHYVPQLAKKIHDYYKEDSHPIINLKGFIVGNAVTDNYHDGIGTVTFWWSHSMISDTTYRSILNNCNFKDDNKTSKECDDSVNYAINHEFGYIDQYSIYTPACIQLQNVTNVRFLRLKNTLLRRRVSGYDPCTEHYAEKYYNRPDVQKAMHANVTGIPYKWTACSDVLIKNWKDSESSMLPIYKELMAAGLRIWVFSGDTDSVVPVTATRFSLNHLNLTVTTRWYPWYLDNQVGGWSEVYNGLTFATVRGAGHEVPLFQPKRAFILFRSFLAGKELPKS
- the LOC131176476 gene encoding serine carboxypeptidase 24-like isoform X2 — its product is MAVQRKTRLFFLSSLFLSLSSICSPICAFTKEQELDRISALPGQPKVTFSQFSGYITVNEEHGRALFYWFIEATSIPYKKPLVLWLNGGPGCSSVAYGASEEIGPFRIDRTGSSLYLNKYSWNTEANVLFLESPAGVGFSYTNTSSDLIDSGDKRTAEDALVFLIRWFSRFPHYKYRDFFIAGESYAGHYVPQLAKKIHDYYKEDSHPIINLKGFIVGNAVTDNYHDGIGTVTFWWSHSMISDTTYRSILNNCNFKDDNKTSKECDDSVNYAINHEFGYIDQYSIYTPACIQLQNVTNVRFLRLKNTLLRRRVSGYDPCTEHYAEKYYNRPDVQKAMHANVTGIPYKWTACSDVLIKNWKDSESSMLPIYKELMAAGLRIWVFRPAGADQDISRLFYREFCEHVLSNK